From the Clostridia bacterium genome, the window CGGCCGTGCCTTAGGGGTTACGGGAGAGGCGCTGCAAGGGTTCCTGGGGCCGAAAGGCGTGTTGATTCGCTTGTGCCACAGTTTTGACCACCTGGATGAGTATTTTATTCGCATTGCCGTGCGGGGCCGGCAGGAGAACGAAAAACTGGTCAGCCTGATCAGGGATTTCCTGAGGGAGAAGGAGGGACAAGGATGCGGATGATCTTGGTGCGGCACGGGCAAACGGAATGGAATAAGGCGGGGAAGTTCCAAGGCCACAGCGATATCCCCATGGATGAGACCGGCCGGGAGCAGGTGCAAGCCGCCGCAGCTTACCTGGCCCAGGAACCCCTGGAAGCGGTTTACGCCAGCGATTTGTCCCGGGCGAAGGAGACTGCGGCGGTGATTGCCGCTTACCATGGTTTGGAACCAATCCTGGATGTGCGGCTACGGGAACTGTACATGGGTCGCTGGGAAGGGTTGGATTTCAATACCGTTTACCGTCACTTCCGGCAAGAATATGATGCCTGGTTTGGCAAGCGGGACGGGGTCACCCCGGGAGGAGAAGGAGTCA encodes:
- a CDS encoding histidine phosphatase family protein, which translates into the protein MRMILVRHGQTEWNKAGKFQGHSDIPMDETGREQVQAAAAYLAQEPLEAVYASDLSRAKETAAVIAAYHGLEPILDVRLRELYMGRWEGLDFNTVYRHFRQEYDAWFGKRDGVTPGGEGVKDVEARVLDFIFEVAPKHRGTVVAATHGGVIRAVLAWAVDERYLWEEPIDHASLTIIKVEGKQLIPEAINIVPWKK